The Pan paniscus chromosome 1, NHGRI_mPanPan1-v2.0_pri, whole genome shotgun sequence genome has a segment encoding these proteins:
- the APCS gene encoding serum amyloid P-component, with the protein MNKLLLWISVLTSLLEAFAHTDLSGKVFVFPRESVTDHVNLITPLEKPLQNFTLCFRAYSDLSRAYSLFSYNTQGRDNELLVYKERVGEYSLYIGRHKATSKVMEKFPAPVHICVSWESSSGIAEFWINGTPLVKKGLRQGYFVEAQPKIVLGQEQDSYGGKFDRSQSFVGEIGDLYMWDSVLPPENILSAYQGTPLPANILDWRALNYEIRGYVIIKPLVWV; encoded by the exons ATGAACAAGCTGCTGCTTTGGATCTCTGTCCTCACCAGCCTCCTGGAAGCCTTTGCTCACACAG ACCTCAGTGGGAAGGTGTTTGTATTTCCTAGAGAATCTGTTACTGATCATGTAAACTTGATCACACCGCTGGAGAAGCCTCTACAGAACTTTACCTTGTGTTTTCGAGCCTATAGTGATCTCTCTCGTGCCTACAGCCTCTTCTCCTACAATACCCAAGGCAGGGATAATGAGCTActagtttataaagaaagagtTGGAGAGTATAGTCTATACATTGGAAGACACAAAGCTACATCCAAAGTTATGGAAAAGTTCCCGGCTCCAGTGCACATCTGTGTGAGCTGGGAGTCCTCATCAGGTATTGCTGAATTTTGGATCAATGGGACACCTTTGGTGAAAAAGGGTCTGCGACAGGGTTACTTTGTGGAAGCTCAGCCCAAGATTGTCCTGGGGCAGGAACAGGATTCCTATGGGGGCAAGTTTGATAGGAGCCAGTCCTTTGTGGGAGAGATTGGGGATTTGTACATGTGGGACTCTGTGCTGCCCCCAGAAAATATCCTGTCTGCCTATCAGGGTACCCCTCTCCCTGCCAATATCCTGGACTGGCGGGCTCTGAACTATGAAATCAGAGGATATGTCATCATCAAACCCTTGGTGTGGGTCTGA